The genomic interval CAGGTCCAACTCCTATTAATGGTTTACCAAAAAAATTCACTTGGGTTTGTCGTATTGAATGATATCCATTATTATTAAGTAGAAATATTTTTATAGGTAAATTAAGATAGGAGATGGTGCCTAGTTCTTGTAAATTCATCATAATGCTGCCATCACCAGTAATGCAAATTATCTTTTTTTTGTTTGAGCCAATACATGAACCAATTGCAGCTGGTAAATCATAACCCATTGAAGCACAACCTGAATTAGTATATAATCTTTGTCCTTTCTTAATTATTGCTGCTTGAAAAGTTGTAACACACGCAGTGCCATCACCACAAACAATAATTTGATCCTCTGTTAAAATATCAAATAACTTTTGGACGAAACAATATGGATTAATTGGAGCTTCCTTTTTCCAGTAATCAGGCAATACAACTGGATACCTTTTTCTTTTATCCAGACACCATTCTAACCATTCTTTCTTTATCTTCAACTTTGATCCAATATTATTATTCATTCCTATCAAAAAATCATTTACGTCAGCACAGATAGGTATATCAGCTTTTATGGTTGGTTTATTTAATTCAGCTTCATCTATATCAACAATTATTTTCAAAGCTACACGGGCAAATGTTTTATAATTATACCCAATCTGTCTAATGTTTAATCTACTACCTAATACTATTAATAAATCAGCATTTTGGACAGCAAAATTCCCAGCTCGATCCCCTACTGTCCCTGGTCTTCCTATATAGAACGGATTTGTATCTTCAATTAAATCGTGTGCATTCCATGCTGTCACAACTGGAATTCTAACTTTAGAAATAAATGTCAACAATTCCTTTTGTGTTCCTGAATACCTAATCCCATTGCCTACTAATAATACCGGTCTTTGAGAATTATTTATTTTCTCTATTATTTTAACTAATAGTTCATTATTTAGTTTTGGTGAAATATAACTTTCACTCTTAGTCTTTCTAAATCCTTTTAATTTCTTTTCATTAATCATTGCCCCTTGTACATTCATTGGTATATCAATCCAAATTGGTCCTTTCCTCCCATTATTTGCAATATAGAAACCTTTTTCTAAATGATATTTTATTTCATCTTGATTTGTCACAGAAACTGCATATTTTGTCATTGTAGAAGCAACATTAATTATCTTTGCAAACTCTTGATCACCTAGCTGTCTTAAATTTAAATTCATGCTCGCAACTGTTGTATCATATCTAACTTGTCCTGAAATAACAAACATTGGAATAGAATCAGTCCATGCACCAAACACTCCATTTAGCGCATTTATGCCTCCAGGTCCAGTAGTAACACAGACCGCAGCAATTTTGCCAGTCAATCTAGCGTAGCTTTCCGCTGCCATAGCACAAGCTTGCTCATGGTGACAAAATATAACTTCTATATCTTTATGTTTACCTATTGAGTTATTGAGGTGCATAGCACCTCCTCCAGTAACCATGAAGACATGTTTGATATTGTTCTCAGCTAAAAAATTTGCTACGTAATCACTTAATTTTATCATTCTAAGAAACTTAATTATGGAGTAATTTTAAATGGAAATTAATTGTTTTTTTAAGTGCACTTTGAAGATTTACCTCTTGCTGAACACCTAGTTCTGTTTCAATCTTTTTTACAATTGGCACATAGCTTTCAGCTAATTTTACTTTTGGGGATTTGATTAAGATTTTTACCCCTAATATGCCAGAGGTAATCAAAGAAATTTCCATTGCCAATCTACCAATCGAGATTTCTTTAGATGAGCCAACATTATATGGATAATTATTTTTCCCTCTTATCAATATTCTTATTAACCATGTCACCAAATCGGTAGGATACAAATACGACCTCAATGGCATCCCATCTCCTTTAACTATTATATTCTCATTTTTCAAAGCATTCAGAATAAAATTTCCAACTGCAAAATGTTTGTCTAGCGGCAGATATGGTCCTACAAAGGCAAAGCAACGTGCAATTTTAGCCGGTACTCCAAAATGTTTAAAATAAATTGAGCATAAAAGCTCGCCTACGCGTTTGCCTTCTCCATAGGCAGATAAAGGTTCAGTACAATCAGGACTACATTTGTAGTCTTCCGATACTTTTAACATATCAGAATAAAACTTCCCATAAACAGCACCGGAGCTAATATATAATAACGATTTTACCTTTTTATCTTTCGCTAATTCTAGAGTTCTTCTTGTTCCATTAATAATCGTATCCAGCATCATTAAAGGATCATTACTATTTAATTCAACGCTTGCAGATGTAGCTCCATGAATTATATAATCAATATCTTCATTTGGGAAATGATAATTTACTATATCGCCTTCATAAAATTTTATTTTATCTTGATTAAAGTAAGGAAACTCATCGAGGAACTTTGCCGGTACTCTAGAAAGTACAATAATATTGCAGTTGAGATCAAGTAATGAATTACAATAAGAAAAAGTTTCCAAAAACCATTTGCCAAAAAATCCTGTTCCCCCTGTAATAAAAAATGTTTTCCCTTTAATTTCATTAAGAATATCTTTAAGATTTTCCCAGATAGACTTCAAATCATCCTCTAATAGAGGATTGTATTTCTGTTTATTCCCAGTCATCGGTTATCACCCTACTTTCAGAAACATTTTTTTCCATAAGATATTTCTTAAATGATTTCATCATCATTGGCGGCCCAGAGATAAAATAAGTAGCTTCATTACCGCATTCATTATATATTTTGTTAATATCAAGTATTCCATCGGTATCTTCATAAAATATTTTAGTTACATTGTTAGAAAGTTCACCCTGTGGTTCTCTGTGCATGCTCAGTGGAACTCTGTGTAATTCTTTTCCATAAATATTATACTTCTTAGTTCGAAAACCTAAATATATTCTTGGATTAATATATTCATTAAATGATCTATCATTAAAAAGAGAAAGAAAAGGCGTTACACCGGTCCCACCAGCTATAAATACACAATTAGTTTTATCATGCCCTCTCTGAAAAATATCCCCATAAGGTAGTTTTAACCATACTTCTTTTCCTTCGTGTAATTCGTTTTTCATCCTATTCGTAA from Elusimicrobiota bacterium carries:
- a CDS encoding thiamine pyrophosphate-binding protein; translation: MIKLSDYVANFLAENNIKHVFMVTGGGAMHLNNSIGKHKDIEVIFCHHEQACAMAAESYARLTGKIAAVCVTTGPGGINALNGVFGAWTDSIPMFVISGQVRYDTTVASMNLNLRQLGDQEFAKIINVASTMTKYAVSVTNQDEIKYHLEKGFYIANNGRKGPIWIDIPMNVQGAMINEKKLKGFRKTKSESYISPKLNNELLVKIIEKINNSQRPVLLVGNGIRYSGTQKELLTFISKVRIPVVTAWNAHDLIEDTNPFYIGRPGTVGDRAGNFAVQNADLLIVLGSRLNIRQIGYNYKTFARVALKIIVDIDEAELNKPTIKADIPICADVNDFLIGMNNNIGSKLKIKKEWLEWCLDKRKRYPVVLPDYWKKEAPINPYCFVQKLFDILTEDQIIVCGDGTACVTTFQAAIIKKGQRLYTNSGCASMGYDLPAAIGSCIGSNKKKIICITGDGSIMMNLQELGTISYLNLPIKIFLLNNNGYHSIRQTQVNFFGKPLIGVGPESGLGFPKFQKVCKAFEIRYLKCEMHSHLPEMIQESLRDNKPTLLEIFLDLKQQFAPKQSSFRKKDGQLVSRPLEDLAPFLSRDELLQNMIISTIFE
- a CDS encoding NAD-dependent epimerase/dehydratase family protein, with protein sequence MTGNKQKYNPLLEDDLKSIWENLKDILNEIKGKTFFITGGTGFFGKWFLETFSYCNSLLDLNCNIIVLSRVPAKFLDEFPYFNQDKIKFYEGDIVNYHFPNEDIDYIIHGATSASVELNSNDPLMMLDTIINGTRRTLELAKDKKVKSLLYISSGAVYGKFYSDMLKVSEDYKCSPDCTEPLSAYGEGKRVGELLCSIYFKHFGVPAKIARCFAFVGPYLPLDKHFAVGNFILNALKNENIIVKGDGMPLRSYLYPTDLVTWLIRILIRGKNNYPYNVGSSKEISIGRLAMEISLITSGILGVKILIKSPKVKLAESYVPIVKKIETELGVQQEVNLQSALKKTINFHLKLLHN
- a CDS encoding FAD-dependent oxidoreductase, whose protein sequence is MAIVKKYRAMVEKIINPLPDIFIVTFSSEKKFIYNPGQFLHLALDNYDGVGQWPESRCFSMQSNPNEPQIKITFAVKGKFTNRMKNELHEGKEVWLKLPYGDIFQRGHDKTNCVFIAGGTGVTPFLSLFNDRSFNEYINPRIYLGFRTKKYNIYGKELHRVPLSMHREPQGELSNNVTKIFYEDTDGILDINKIYNECGNEATYFISGPPMMMKSFKKYLMEKNVSESRVITDDWE